Part of the Ziziphus jujuba cultivar Dongzao chromosome 8, ASM3175591v1 genome is shown below.
ATCTTCGCCTTTGGAGGCTCACAAGTCGCATACCATAGTATATTCGATTTGTGGGGTTGATTGTGGGTTTGATAACCCGATATTTGCTGCAATTGAGCTTGATTACTCTGAGGCGGATCAGGATTCCACCGGCCAGGCTGCCAGCGAGGCACAAAAGCATTTGACTTTTTATGAGCTTGATCTTGGGCTTAATCATGTGTCAAGGAAATGGTCTGATCAAGTTGATAATGGCGCAAATTTGCTGGTCACAGTTCCTGGAGGCGGTGATGGTCCAAGTGGTGTGTTAATTTGTGCAGAAAATTTTGTGATTTATAAGAATCAGGGACACCCTGACGTTCGAGCAGTGATTCCTCGGCGTGTGGATTTACCCGCCGAGCGTGGGGTTCTTATTGTTTCAGCAGCTATGCACAAGCAGAAATccatgttcttttttcttttgcagaCTGAGTATGGTGATATATTCAAGGTTACTTTGGAGCACGACAATGACCATGTAACggaattgaaaattaaatattttgacaccaTCCCTGTTACAACTTCAATGTGTGTACTGAAATCGGGTTTTCTGTTTGCTGCATCTGAATTTGGGAATCATTCATTGTATCAATTTCAAGCAATAGGGGATGATGCTGATGTTGAGTCTTCCTCAGCATCACTGATGGAAACTGATGAAGGTTTCCAGCCTGTATTTTTCCAGCCTAGACGACTTAAGAACCTTGTTAGGATTGACCAGGATGAGAGCTTGATGCCGATTATGGACATGAGAGTTCTTAATCTCTTTGAGGAAGAAACACCTCAGATTTTTACTCTCTGTGGGCGGGGTCCTCGTTCCTCTCTTAGGATATTAAGACCGGGTTTAGCTATCAGTGAGATGGCTGTGTCAGAGCTTCCTGGTGTTCCAAGTGCAGTTTGGACTGTGAAAAAGAATGTTAATGATGAGTTTGATGCATACATTGTTGTGTCATTTGCAAATGCTACCCTTGTGCTTTCGATTGGTGAGACAGTTGAAGAAGTTAGTGACAGTGGGTTTCTTGATACTACCCCATCACTTGCTGTCTCTTTGATAGGCGATGATTCTCTCATGCAAGTTCACCCCAATGGCATTAGGCATATTAGGGAAGATGGAAGAATCAATGAGTGGAGAACTCCTGGGAAAAGAACAATTGTTAAGGTTGGCTCTAATAGGCTCCAGGTTGTTATTGCTCTGAGTGGAGGAGAACTTATATATTTTGAGGTTGATATGACTGGTCAACTAATGGAGGTGGAGAAGCACGAAATGTCTGGTGATGTGGCTTGCTTGGATATTGCCCCTGTACCTGAAGGTAGACAAAGGTCTCGTTTCCTTGCAGTTGGTTCATATGACAACACAATTCGTATCTTATCACTGGATCCTGATGATTGTATGCAGATTCTGAGTGTGCAAAGTGTTTCTTCCACTCCAGAATCTCTCCTTTTTCTTGAAGTTCAAGCATCCATTGGTGGGGAGGATGGTGCTGATCACCCTGCTAGCCTTTTTCTAAATGCTGGTTTACGTACTGGGGTTTTATTTAGAACAGTAGTGGATATGGTGACAGGTCAGCTGTCTGATTCTCGTTCTCGATTCTTAGGACTGAGAGCCCCAAAGCTCTTCTCTGTTATTGTGAGAGGCAAGCGTGCGATGCTTTGTTTGTCAAGTCGACCTTGGCTTGGTTATATTCACCAAGGACATTTCCTGTTAACACCCCTGTCCTATGAGACTCTTGAATATGCAGCCTCATTTTCGTCTGATCAATGTGCAGAAGGTGTGGTAGCTGTTGCTGGTGATGCTCTGAGAGTTTTTACTATTGAGAGGTTGGGAGAAACATTTAATGAAACTGTTATTCCTCTAAGGTACACCCCAAGAAAGTTTGTCGTTCAACCGAAGCGGAAACTATTGGTAATTATTGAAAGTGATCAAGGAGCTTTCACGGCAGAAGAGCGTGAAGCTGCAAAAAAGGAATGCTTTGAGGCTGCTGGAGCTGGAGAAAATGGAAATGGCAACGTGGAACAGATGGAAAATGGTGGTGATGATGAGGACGGGGACGATCCCCTCTCTGATGAGCATTATGGTTATCCTAAGGCAGAGTCTGACAGATGGGTTTCTTGCATCAGAGTTCTTGACCCAAAGACATCAAGTACAACTTGTCTTCTGGAGCTTCAGGATAATGAGGCTGCATTCAGCATATGTACTGTAAATTTTCATGATAAGGAGTATGGTACTCTTTTAGCGGTTGGTACAGCAAAAGGACTGCAGTTTTGGCCCAAAAGAAGTTTAACTGCCGGATATATTCATATCTACAGGTTTTTAGAGGACGGGAAATCACTCGAACTTCTACACAAAACACAAGTGGAAGGTGTTCCACTTGCATTATGCCAATTTCAGGGAAGATTACTTGCTGGAATTGGACCAGTGCTCAGATTATATGATTTGGGGAAAAGGAAATTGCTTAGGAAATGCGAGAATAAGCTGTTTCCTAACACAATTGTATCTATTCAAACCTATCGCGATCGGATTTATGTAGGTGATATTCAAGAGGTATGTTCTGAACCATTATAGTCTGCTAAACATCAATTTATTTAGGGTGTCTTATTAATCTAAAATGCTTAATAGGATTTCAAGCGTGAATTTGAACATTTGGACAAAAATTGAAGCTTATACTATTAGATCATGATATTTTAGTTGAGAGTTTgaaggaaaattttgaaatatctatggtattttgtctaaaatctgTAATTCCAATATCTTATTTTCCAGTAGTGCATTCTGAAAGGAAATTAATGCAGCTTTTCTCTGAGATTACAGTGTGCTCATTTTCTGCCTGTTTATATATGTACTGACCATATGTACTCTGTCTTTTTCATAATTTGCAGTCATTCCATTACTGCAAGTATAGGCGGGATGAGAATCAGCTGTATATCTTTGCTGATGATTGTGTTCCAAGGTGGATTACTGCTTCATACCACATAGATTTTGACACCATGGCAGGTGCAGAC
Proteins encoded:
- the LOC107413564 gene encoding spliceosome-associated protein 130 A, with product MYLYSLTLQRPTGIVCAINGNFSGGKTQEIVVARGKVLDLLRPDDNGKIQTLLSVEIFGAIRSLAQFRLTGSQKDYIVVGSDSGRIVILEYNKEKNVFDKIHQETFGKSGCRRIVPGQYLAVDPKGRAAMIGACEKQKLVYVLNRDTAARLTISSPLEAHKSHTIVYSICGVDCGFDNPIFAAIELDYSEADQDSTGQAASEAQKHLTFYELDLGLNHVSRKWSDQVDNGANLLVTVPGGGDGPSGVLICAENFVIYKNQGHPDVRAVIPRRVDLPAERGVLIVSAAMHKQKSMFFFLLQTEYGDIFKVTLEHDNDHVTELKIKYFDTIPVTTSMCVLKSGFLFAASEFGNHSLYQFQAIGDDADVESSSASLMETDEGFQPVFFQPRRLKNLVRIDQDESLMPIMDMRVLNLFEEETPQIFTLCGRGPRSSLRILRPGLAISEMAVSELPGVPSAVWTVKKNVNDEFDAYIVVSFANATLVLSIGETVEEVSDSGFLDTTPSLAVSLIGDDSLMQVHPNGIRHIREDGRINEWRTPGKRTIVKVGSNRLQVVIALSGGELIYFEVDMTGQLMEVEKHEMSGDVACLDIAPVPEGRQRSRFLAVGSYDNTIRILSLDPDDCMQILSVQSVSSTPESLLFLEVQASIGGEDGADHPASLFLNAGLRTGVLFRTVVDMVTGQLSDSRSRFLGLRAPKLFSVIVRGKRAMLCLSSRPWLGYIHQGHFLLTPLSYETLEYAASFSSDQCAEGVVAVAGDALRVFTIERLGETFNETVIPLRYTPRKFVVQPKRKLLVIIESDQGAFTAEEREAAKKECFEAAGAGENGNGNVEQMENGGDDEDGDDPLSDEHYGYPKAESDRWVSCIRVLDPKTSSTTCLLELQDNEAAFSICTVNFHDKEYGTLLAVGTAKGLQFWPKRSLTAGYIHIYRFLEDGKSLELLHKTQVEGVPLALCQFQGRLLAGIGPVLRLYDLGKRKLLRKCENKLFPNTIVSIQTYRDRIYVGDIQESFHYCKYRRDENQLYIFADDCVPRWITASYHIDFDTMAGADKFGNVYFVRLPQDVSDEIEEDPTGGRIKWEQGKLNGAPNKVEEIVQFHVGDVVTSLQKASLIPGGGECVIYGTVMGSLGALLAFTSRDDVDFFSHLEMHMRQEHPPLCGRDHMAYRSAYFPVKDVIDGDLCEQFPTLPLDLQRKIADELDRTPGEILKKLEEIRNKII